The following coding sequences lie in one Hydrogenophaga sp. PBL-H3 genomic window:
- the ugpQ gene encoding glycerophosphodiester phosphodiesterase gives MVDQKAAWLYPRWIAHRGAGKLAPENTLAAFRLGASHGYRMFECDAKLSADGVVFLLHDDTLNRTTNGQGIGGDQSWSALSQLDAGSWHSRGFAGEPMATLEGVARFCQANACWLNIEIKPTPGLEAQTGKAVAAAAQRLWHGQPGWPPLLTSFQPEALQSAMTTAPELPRGLLLDTLWTGWLDVARSLECVALVCNHALWDAALMAKARDAGLRALAYTVNDERAARRLLDLGLDGIITDRVDLFAPGS, from the coding sequence ATGGTGGATCAGAAAGCGGCCTGGCTTTATCCACGGTGGATCGCCCACCGAGGCGCGGGAAAGCTCGCACCCGAAAACACCCTGGCCGCGTTCCGGCTGGGTGCCTCGCACGGCTACCGCATGTTCGAGTGCGACGCCAAACTCAGCGCCGACGGCGTGGTGTTCCTGCTGCACGACGACACGCTCAATCGCACCACCAACGGTCAAGGTATCGGCGGCGACCAGTCGTGGAGCGCCTTGAGCCAGCTCGACGCAGGCAGCTGGCATTCGCGCGGCTTCGCGGGCGAACCTATGGCCACGCTGGAAGGCGTGGCCCGCTTCTGCCAGGCCAACGCCTGCTGGCTCAACATCGAGATCAAACCCACACCGGGCCTGGAAGCCCAGACCGGCAAGGCCGTCGCGGCAGCGGCCCAACGGCTCTGGCACGGACAGCCGGGCTGGCCCCCGTTGCTCACCTCGTTCCAGCCCGAAGCCTTGCAGAGCGCCATGACCACAGCACCCGAGCTGCCGCGTGGACTGCTGCTGGACACCCTGTGGACGGGCTGGCTGGACGTGGCCCGCTCGCTGGAGTGCGTGGCCCTGGTCTGCAACCACGCCTTGTGGGACGCCGCGCTGATGGCCAAGGCCCGCGATGCCGGCCTGCGCGCGCTGGCCTACACGGTCAACGACGAACGGGCCGCGCGGCGTCTGCTGGACCTCGGTCTGGACGGCATCATCACCGACCGGGTAGACCTGTTCGCGCCGGGTTCCTGA
- the hemA gene encoding glutamyl-tRNA reductase: MSVWTLGINHHTAPLDLRGRFAFALDQIQPTLNGYRQSLVRQPEATLLSTCNRTELYGAGDASAVDPTLDWLAQTGGVSTHVLRDHAYVLRDDQAARHAFRVASGLDSMVLGEAQILGQMKDAVRAANDAGALGSTLHQLFQRSFAVAKEVRSSTEIGAHSISMTAAAVRLASQLFEDLKDIRVLFVGAGEMIELAATHFAAKTPKSMAIANRTLERGEKLANRFGAQVIRLADVPDRLHEFDAVISCTASTLPIIGLGAVERALKKRRYRPMFMVDLAVPRDIELEVKALTDVYLYTVDDLATVVQTGKDNRQAAVAQAEVIIDAGVASFMQWLEQRNPASGVVPLIQQINAQADEWRAVELARARRMLAKGEPVEAVLEALSKGLTQKMLHGTLAELHAGDNAARAATAQTVSRLFLRESSARSPAAPNSPRDPQA, encoded by the coding sequence ATGTCTGTCTGGACCCTCGGCATCAACCATCACACGGCTCCGCTCGATTTGCGGGGCCGTTTTGCGTTTGCGCTCGACCAGATCCAGCCCACGCTCAACGGCTACCGCCAGAGCCTGGTGCGCCAACCCGAAGCCACCCTGCTCTCCACCTGCAACCGCACCGAGCTCTACGGGGCGGGCGATGCGTCCGCCGTGGACCCCACGCTGGACTGGCTGGCCCAGACCGGCGGCGTGAGCACCCACGTGCTGCGCGACCACGCCTATGTGCTGCGCGACGACCAGGCCGCGCGCCATGCGTTTCGCGTGGCCAGCGGGCTGGACAGCATGGTGCTGGGCGAGGCCCAGATCCTCGGCCAGATGAAAGACGCGGTGCGCGCCGCCAACGATGCAGGCGCCCTGGGCAGCACGTTGCACCAGCTGTTCCAGCGTTCGTTTGCTGTGGCCAAGGAAGTGCGCAGCTCCACCGAGATCGGCGCCCACTCGATCAGCATGACGGCCGCAGCCGTGCGCCTGGCCTCGCAGCTGTTTGAAGACTTGAAGGACATCCGGGTGCTGTTCGTCGGCGCGGGCGAGATGATCGAACTCGCGGCCACCCACTTCGCTGCCAAGACGCCCAAGAGCATGGCCATTGCCAACCGCACGCTGGAGCGCGGCGAAAAGCTCGCCAACCGATTTGGCGCGCAGGTGATCCGCCTGGCCGACGTGCCCGACCGCCTGCACGAGTTCGACGCCGTCATCAGCTGCACCGCCAGCACGCTCCCCATCATCGGCCTGGGCGCCGTGGAGCGCGCGCTGAAAAAGCGCCGCTACCGCCCCATGTTCATGGTTGACCTGGCCGTGCCGCGCGACATCGAATTGGAAGTGAAGGCCCTGACCGACGTGTACCTCTACACGGTGGACGACCTGGCCACCGTGGTGCAGACCGGCAAGGACAACCGTCAGGCCGCCGTGGCCCAGGCCGAGGTGATCATCGACGCCGGCGTGGCCAGCTTCATGCAATGGCTGGAGCAGCGCAACCCCGCCAGCGGCGTGGTGCCCCTCATTCAACAGATCAACGCGCAGGCCGATGAATGGCGCGCAGTGGAACTGGCGCGCGCGCGCCGCATGCTGGCCAAGGGCGAGCCGGTGGAAGCCGTGCTGGAAGCCTTGTCCAAAGGCCTCACGCAGAAGATGCTGCACGGCACACTCGCCGAGTTGCACGCCGGCGACAACGCCGCTCGCGCCGCCACGGCCCAGACCGTCTCGCGCCTCTTTTTGCGCGAATCCTCCGCCAGATCCCCGGCAGCGCCAAACTCGCCGCGCGATCCACAAGCCTAG
- the ugpC gene encoding sn-glycerol-3-phosphate ABC transporter ATP-binding protein UgpC, whose protein sequence is MASISLRNVIKRYRTGKTELQVIHSVNAEIIHGEFIVIVGPSGCGKSTLLRMVAGLEEVSGGEICIGERVVNELEPAERDIAMVFQNYALYPHMTVFDNMAYGLKIKKVPIAEIKQRVDKAAGILELGHLLARKPRELSGGQRQRVAMGRAIVRQPQVFLFDEPLSNLDAKLRAQTRLEIQKLHRELGITSLFVTHDQVEAMTLAQRMIVMNAGNMEQFGTPEEVYSRPATTFVASFIGSPPMNLLKSAPGGKPGQILGVRPEHLDIGPQGWTLQVETVELLGAERLVHARLGDEKLVIRIHEDQGAPVVGSTIHAQPRLDRLHWFDATTGKRV, encoded by the coding sequence ATGGCCTCCATTTCCCTGCGCAACGTCATCAAACGCTACCGCACCGGCAAGACCGAACTGCAAGTCATCCACAGCGTCAACGCCGAGATCATCCACGGCGAATTCATCGTGATCGTCGGTCCGTCGGGTTGCGGCAAGTCCACCCTGCTGCGCATGGTGGCCGGGCTGGAAGAAGTCAGCGGTGGTGAAATCTGCATCGGCGAGCGCGTGGTCAACGAACTGGAGCCGGCCGAGCGCGACATCGCGATGGTGTTCCAGAACTACGCGCTCTACCCCCACATGACCGTGTTCGACAACATGGCCTACGGCTTGAAGATCAAGAAGGTGCCGATCGCCGAGATCAAGCAGCGCGTGGACAAGGCCGCCGGCATCCTGGAACTGGGCCATCTGCTGGCGCGCAAGCCGCGCGAACTCTCCGGTGGCCAGCGCCAGCGCGTGGCCATGGGCCGCGCCATCGTGCGCCAGCCGCAGGTGTTTCTGTTCGACGAGCCGCTCTCCAACCTCGACGCCAAGCTGCGCGCCCAGACGCGCCTGGAAATCCAGAAGCTGCACCGCGAACTCGGCATCACCTCGCTGTTCGTCACGCACGATCAGGTCGAAGCCATGACGCTCGCGCAGCGCATGATCGTGATGAACGCCGGCAACATGGAGCAGTTCGGCACCCCCGAAGAGGTGTATTCGCGCCCGGCCACCACCTTCGTGGCCAGCTTCATCGGCTCCCCGCCCATGAACCTGCTCAAGTCGGCCCCCGGCGGCAAACCCGGCCAGATCCTGGGCGTGCGGCCCGAGCACCTGGACATCGGACCGCAAGGCTGGACGCTGCAGGTGGAGACGGTGGAGCTGCTCGGCGCAGAACGCCTGGTGCACGCGCGGCTGGGCGACGAGAAACTCGTCATCCGCATCCACGAAGACCAGGGCGCGCCGGTGGTGGGCAGCACCATCCACGCCCAGCCGCGGCTGGACCGGCTGCACTGGTTTGACGCCACCACGGGCAAGCGGGTGTGA
- the ugpA gene encoding sn-glycerol-3-phosphate ABC transporter permease UgpA codes for MASEKRVVFRSSWLPWLLLAPQVAVILVFFFWPAAQALLQSFQQSDAFGISTEWVGLLNFENLLKDDTYLASFKTTAVFSVLVAGLGIGISLVLAVFADRVVKATLIYRTLLIWPYAVAPAVAGVLWLFMLAPSIGVLSYALRAVGIEWNSLLNSTHAMTLIVMASVWKQISYNFLFFLAGLQSIPKSLIEAAAIDGAHPWRRFWTIQFPLLSPTTFFLFVINVVYAFFDTFAIVDAATQGGPGKDTAILVYKVYYDGFKALDLGGSAAQSVVLMVIVIALTVVQFRFVEKKVQY; via the coding sequence CTCCAGCTGGTTGCCCTGGCTGTTGCTTGCGCCCCAGGTGGCCGTCATCCTGGTGTTTTTCTTCTGGCCAGCAGCGCAGGCGCTGCTGCAGTCGTTTCAGCAGTCCGACGCCTTCGGCATCTCGACCGAATGGGTCGGTCTGCTGAACTTCGAGAACCTGCTCAAGGACGACACCTACCTTGCATCGTTCAAGACCACCGCCGTGTTCTCGGTGCTGGTCGCGGGCCTGGGCATCGGCATTTCGCTGGTGCTCGCGGTGTTCGCCGACCGGGTCGTCAAAGCCACCCTGATCTACCGCACGCTGCTGATCTGGCCCTATGCGGTGGCACCGGCCGTGGCTGGTGTGCTGTGGCTGTTCATGCTGGCGCCGTCCATCGGGGTTCTGTCCTACGCGCTGCGCGCCGTGGGCATCGAATGGAACAGCCTGCTCAACAGCACCCATGCCATGACGCTGATCGTGATGGCCTCGGTGTGGAAGCAGATCTCCTACAACTTCCTGTTCTTTCTGGCCGGCTTGCAGAGCATTCCGAAGTCGCTGATCGAGGCGGCAGCCATCGACGGCGCACACCCCTGGAGGCGCTTCTGGACCATCCAGTTCCCGCTGCTCTCGCCCACCACGTTCTTCCTCTTCGTGATCAACGTGGTCTACGCCTTCTTCGACACCTTCGCCATCGTGGACGCGGCCACCCAGGGCGGACCGGGCAAGGACACCGCGATCCTGGTCTACAAAGTCTACTACGACGGCTTCAAGGCGCTGGATTTGGGTGGTTCGGCGGCCCAGTCGGTGGTGCTGATGGTGATCGTCATTGCGCTCACGGTGGTGCAGTTCCGCTTCGTCGAAAAGAAGGTTCAATACTGA
- the ugpE gene encoding sn-glycerol-3-phosphate ABC transporter permease UgpE encodes MIERRPGLTILSHAVLIIGVLVVGFPLYLTFVASTQTAEAIVHAPMSLLPGNQLIENYTAALQGTGMGAASNAPVGRMMMVSLITALVIAVGKIVISLLSAFAIVYFRFPFRMLFFWAIFVTLMLPVEVRIGPTYSVVASLGLLNTYAGLTVPLIASATATFLFRQFFLTVPDELVEAARMDGAGPMRFFKDVLLPLSVTSIAALFVIQFIYGWNQYLWPLLVTTEESMYPVVIGIKRMISGGDAATDWNIVMATAVLAMIPPALVVILMQRWFVKGLVDTEK; translated from the coding sequence ATGATCGAACGCCGCCCGGGCCTGACCATCCTCTCCCACGCCGTGCTGATCATCGGCGTGCTGGTGGTCGGCTTCCCGCTTTACCTGACCTTTGTGGCGTCCACCCAGACGGCCGAGGCCATCGTGCACGCACCCATGTCTTTGCTGCCGGGCAACCAGCTGATCGAGAACTACACCGCTGCGCTGCAAGGCACCGGCATGGGCGCCGCCTCCAATGCGCCGGTGGGCCGCATGATGATGGTCAGCCTCATCACCGCGCTGGTGATCGCCGTCGGCAAGATCGTCATCTCGCTGCTGTCGGCCTTTGCCATCGTCTACTTCCGCTTCCCGTTCCGCATGCTCTTCTTCTGGGCGATCTTCGTCACGCTGATGTTGCCGGTGGAGGTGCGAATCGGACCCACCTACTCGGTGGTGGCCAGCCTGGGGTTGCTCAACACCTACGCCGGCCTCACGGTGCCGTTGATCGCGTCTGCCACCGCCACCTTCCTGTTCCGGCAGTTCTTCCTGACCGTGCCCGATGAGCTGGTGGAAGCCGCGCGCATGGACGGTGCCGGTCCCATGCGCTTTTTCAAGGACGTGCTGCTGCCCTTGTCGGTCACATCGATTGCGGCGCTGTTCGTCATCCAGTTCATCTACGGGTGGAACCAGTACCTCTGGCCGCTGCTGGTGACGACCGAGGAGAGTATGTACCCGGTGGTGATCGGCATCAAACGCATGATCAGCGGCGGCGACGCAGCGACCGACTGGAACATCGTGATGGCCACCGCAGTGCTGGCCATGATCCCACCCGCGCTGGTGGTGATCCTGATGCAGCGCTGGTTCGTCAAGGGCCTGGTGGACACCGAAAAGTAA